From a region of the Candidatus Methylomirabilis limnetica genome:
- a CDS encoding sigma-70 family RNA polymerase sigma factor encodes MAKRSFAHFYKGVSDDALGAYLKRIAQVPLLKKEDELLLGKAAQRGDEGALNQLVEANLRFVVKVALRYRGCGLSLSDLINEGNIGMLEAARRYSPEYNVKFITYAVWWIRQAIMQALAAGGGAVRLPLRKARLASQLNDIRADLSQQLQAEPTDSEVTEELDLSASDLEGALHRAGQLAFFSDEISLEQRIGMELYASKQIPPVDYELIRRSFREEVERMLGNLTSRERLIVELRFGLGKEDAMTLKEVGKRLTLSRERIRQIEEHAKQKLRVMAKTRHLRDYLN; translated from the coding sequence GTGGCGAAAAGATCGTTCGCGCATTTTTACAAAGGGGTCTCCGACGACGCTCTAGGCGCCTATCTGAAGCGGATTGCCCAGGTTCCACTCCTGAAGAAAGAGGATGAGCTTCTCCTGGGAAAGGCGGCTCAACGTGGGGATGAGGGGGCCTTGAATCAACTGGTGGAGGCCAACCTCCGTTTCGTGGTCAAGGTAGCCCTCCGCTATCGCGGGTGCGGTCTGTCGCTATCAGACCTGATCAACGAAGGCAATATCGGCATGCTCGAAGCCGCGCGCCGCTACTCCCCGGAGTATAACGTTAAGTTTATTACCTATGCAGTCTGGTGGATCCGGCAAGCGATCATGCAGGCCTTGGCCGCAGGCGGAGGGGCTGTGAGACTTCCGCTCCGTAAGGCTCGCCTCGCATCGCAACTGAACGACATCCGCGCCGATCTCTCCCAGCAGTTGCAAGCTGAGCCGACCGACTCGGAGGTGACGGAGGAATTAGACCTTAGCGCGAGCGACCTGGAGGGGGCATTGCACCGGGCTGGTCAACTGGCTTTTTTCAGCGATGAAATCAGCCTTGAACAACGGATTGGCATGGAGTTATACGCATCGAAGCAGATCCCTCCTGTTGACTACGAACTGATCCGGAGGTCGTTCCGTGAAGAGGTGGAGCGAATGCTTGGCAACCTCACATCCAGAGAGCGACTCATTGTGGAGCTGCGCTTCGGTTTGGGGAAGGAAGATGCGATGACCCTCAAAGAGGTTGGCAAGCGACTTACGCTCTCGCGGGAGCGGATCCGACAGATCGAGGAGCATGCCAAGCAGAAACTGCGTGTCATGGCCAAAACCAGGCATCTGAGAGATTACTTAAATTAG
- a CDS encoding protein-L-isoaspartate(D-aspartate) O-methyltransferase has protein sequence MDDQYESAEAARWRMVEQQLRARDIVDERVLTAMGRVPRHLFVEPAMECFAYEDRPLSIGAGQTISQPYIVALMIQLLRVQPSHRVLEIGTGSGYQAAILAELAAEVYTVEIIPSLAEGACAHLEALGYRNVHVRHGDGYEGWPEFAPFDGIVVAAGAPRIPLPLIEQLREGGRIAIPVGSARETQDLILGEKRGGQFMVRSIAPVRFVPLTGKGGAEDW, from the coding sequence ATGGACGACCAATATGAAAGCGCGGAGGCAGCGCGATGGCGGATGGTAGAGCAGCAGCTCAGGGCCAGAGATATCGTCGATGAGCGGGTCCTCACGGCGATGGGGAGGGTCCCACGCCACCTGTTCGTAGAGCCGGCCATGGAATGTTTCGCCTACGAAGACCGTCCTCTCTCTATCGGTGCCGGACAGACCATTTCCCAGCCCTATATTGTTGCGCTAATGATCCAACTCCTCCGGGTGCAACCGTCGCATCGGGTCCTTGAGATTGGGACCGGTTCGGGCTATCAGGCCGCTATCCTGGCCGAACTGGCGGCCGAGGTCTATACCGTCGAGATCATCCCATCGCTAGCGGAAGGAGCCTGCGCCCACCTGGAGGCTCTCGGATACCGCAATGTGCACGTCAGACATGGGGACGGATATGAAGGATGGCCCGAGTTTGCTCCCTTTGACGGGATCGTGGTCGCTGCCGGCGCTCCGCGGATCCCGTTACCGCTGATCGAGCAGCTACGCGAGGGGGGGCGAATAGCGATCCCGGTAGGGAGTGCGAGGGAAACGCAGGATCTGATCCTCGGAGAGAAGCGTGGCGGGCAATTCATGGTCCGCTCGATTGCACCCGTACGCTTCGTGCCGTTGACTGGAAAGGGAGGCGCCGAGGACTGGTGA
- a CDS encoding rhomboid family intramembrane serine protease, translated as MIPLRDNIPSRRTPVVTVGLIVANILVYVSQLMLPPQEAVQFIHLYGLIPLEISGGDLLVPHPVPLYATVFTSMFVHGGLFHLGGNMLYLWIFGDNVEDRIGRRKFLVFYLLSGLAAAATQIWTDPASKIPMVGASGAISGVLGAYLFLFPHARVLTLIPLGFFYRLVEVPALIVLGFWIIVQVLNGVGTLGVQVGGVAWFAHIGGFVAGLGMVVLLSGGRKWLHWRNRL; from the coding sequence ATGATCCCACTCAGGGATAACATCCCCTCCCGTCGCACCCCCGTTGTTACGGTTGGGCTCATCGTCGCGAACATCCTTGTCTACGTGAGCCAGTTGATGTTGCCGCCACAGGAGGCGGTACAGTTTATCCACCTGTATGGTCTCATCCCACTGGAGATCAGCGGTGGCGATCTGCTGGTGCCGCACCCCGTTCCGCTCTACGCCACCGTCTTCACCTCAATGTTCGTACATGGGGGCCTGTTCCACCTTGGCGGCAACATGCTCTACCTCTGGATCTTCGGCGATAACGTAGAAGATAGGATTGGACGGCGAAAGTTTCTGGTCTTTTATTTGCTCTCCGGACTGGCGGCAGCGGCTACCCAAATCTGGACTGATCCCGCTTCAAAGATCCCAATGGTCGGGGCCAGCGGGGCGATCTCCGGCGTGCTGGGAGCCTATCTCTTCCTTTTTCCCCATGCCCGTGTCCTCACCCTTATACCGCTCGGCTTTTTCTACCGGCTCGTCGAAGTCCCGGCATTGATTGTTCTGGGGTTCTGGATCATCGTCCAGGTACTGAACGGCGTGGGAACACTGGGCGTTCAGGTGGGGGGCGTCGCCTGGTTCGCCCACATCGGGGGGTTCGTCGCAGGCCTCGGTATGGTAGTGCTGTTGTCAGGCGGTCGCAAGTGGCTTCACTGGAGGAATCGGCTATGA
- a CDS encoding metallopeptidase family protein: MMSAAKRRMALSRQEFRQLVSQAIASLPPLVMDCLTNVEVVVQDQPTHEELAVAGTDPTETLLGLYAGIPLTKRSSSYGMVLPDKITLYQRSIEEGCRTKQEIQEQIRTTLLHEIGHHFGLSEDELEKAGYK, translated from the coding sequence ATGATGAGCGCGGCAAAGCGACGAATGGCCCTGAGTCGCCAGGAGTTCCGTCAACTGGTCTCTCAGGCGATCGCGTCCCTTCCGCCGCTTGTCATGGATTGCCTCACGAACGTAGAGGTCGTGGTGCAGGATCAGCCCACGCACGAGGAGTTGGCGGTGGCCGGGACCGATCCAACGGAGACCCTCCTTGGCCTCTACGCCGGCATCCCGCTGACCAAGCGGAGCAGTTCCTACGGAATGGTCTTACCCGATAAGATCACCCTGTACCAGCGATCTATTGAGGAAGGCTGCCGAACCAAGCAAGAGATCCAAGAACAGATCCGCACGACCCTGTTGCACGAGATTGGTCACCATTTTGGCCTCTCTGAAGACGAACTGGAAAAGGCCGGGTACAAGTAA
- a CDS encoding S8 family peptidase produces MKRLLLRSVIGVICLLTMQSFTVVSAQQPSATFPVIVVFADNAPFHNFQAFYRADDRARANPTAWEYLDPGVSGAVQAIEARHGFRSDHVYSASLRGFAARLTARQIDALENEPMVAYVEADGTMHAIAQTLPWGINRIDADSSSTKAGDEEGAVTNVNVYIIDTGIATHSDLNLVKNVNFAGGKNTDCNGHGTHVAGTVAAKDNLSDVVGVSPGAPLTGVKVLGCSGSGTMSGVTKGVDWVTADAKLLANATKRAVANMSLGGGVSEALDTAVKRSADSGVFYSIAAGNSGADACNSSPARAGMYDGVMTVAATDSTDHEASWSNYGTCVDVWAPGVSILSTRKGGGTTTMSGTSMAAPHVAGTGALYLSTPANASASPSAVEIQLKADATKNTGTFSKDEQPITLIHAGGY; encoded by the coding sequence ATGAAGCGCCTGCTATTGAGATCGGTAATTGGGGTCATCTGCCTTCTAACCATGCAATCTTTCACCGTCGTGTCGGCGCAGCAGCCGTCTGCGACATTCCCCGTAATCGTGGTCTTCGCCGATAACGCCCCTTTTCACAATTTCCAAGCCTTCTATCGTGCGGACGACCGAGCCCGCGCGAACCCTACAGCGTGGGAATACCTCGATCCGGGCGTCTCCGGAGCCGTGCAGGCAATTGAAGCGAGGCATGGCTTCCGCTCAGACCACGTCTACAGCGCAAGCTTGCGAGGCTTTGCCGCCCGTCTGACGGCGCGGCAGATTGACGCGCTCGAGAACGAGCCCATGGTCGCCTATGTCGAGGCCGACGGCACAATGCACGCTATCGCCCAGACGCTTCCCTGGGGTATCAATCGAATCGACGCGGACAGCAGCTCGACAAAGGCCGGGGACGAGGAGGGCGCCGTTACGAACGTTAACGTCTACATCATCGATACCGGGATCGCGACACACTCCGACCTTAATCTGGTCAAAAATGTGAACTTCGCCGGAGGAAAGAACACCGACTGCAACGGCCATGGGACACATGTGGCCGGCACCGTAGCAGCCAAAGACAATCTGAGCGACGTGGTAGGGGTCTCTCCCGGCGCGCCGCTCACTGGCGTGAAGGTGCTCGGGTGCAGCGGGAGCGGGACGATGTCGGGCGTTACCAAGGGCGTGGACTGGGTGACGGCCGACGCCAAGTTGCTAGCCAACGCCACGAAGCGGGCTGTCGCCAACATGAGCCTTGGCGGTGGGGTGAGCGAAGCTCTGGACACCGCGGTGAAGAGGTCGGCCGATAGCGGCGTCTTCTACTCTATCGCAGCAGGAAACAGCGGGGCGGATGCCTGCAACTCCTCGCCGGCCCGCGCGGGCATGTATGACGGCGTCATGACGGTCGCTGCCACCGACAGTACTGACCATGAAGCTTCCTGGAGCAACTATGGCACTTGCGTGGACGTTTGGGCGCCAGGCGTAAGCATCCTGTCAACGAGAAAAGGTGGGGGAACGACGACCATGTCTGGCACGTCGATGGCCGCACCCCACGTCGCCGGGACGGGTGCCCTCTATCTGTCGACCCCTGCCAATGCAAGCGCTAGCCCCTCCGCCGTCGAAATACAGCTCAAGGCCGACGCCACCAAGAACACGGGCACCTTTAGCAAGGACGAACAGCCCATCACGCTGATCCACGCTGGGGGATATTGA
- a CDS encoding threonine synthase, with protein MAARGRRGEARFYELYCIVCGKTCTEQESSTRCISCGKPLGVRYDYTYIRARLNRYSLKTSPIKALKYLDFYPILNLDLVVSLDEGGTPLYRCHRLAEELGIKRLYIKNEGLNPTGVFKDRGTLVEITKAKEQGAKAICVASTGNMAGSVAAYASIAGLPCYVAVPEGTPIGKMAQALSYGARVLQIRGTYNDAASIAEQMSQRYRFYLAGDYAFRIEGQKSQAFEIVEQLDWQAPSVVIVPMGCGTNIAALWKGFKEFHELGLISSLPRMIGVQPVGCQPIVTAFNQGSDDTVPVKKPESVASALIAGDPLDGLKALAALRESGGCALSLNDTEILEAQQRLARQESIFVEPSGALPVGALALLLTSGRVRADESVVCLATGNGLKDPRAALRILPSPATIDPSMQEVEKFLKLRLYEIRAAGAKNGDKNLFEQVPSAAEVVTKVRQEFGVKLTAEYGGKVRSLIEEFVKKGKPITKADLQYIVENVLKGLSAHKLVLAVEDFRVSTSLHGQAEAAVWVLFDGEKVEATSVGVGPVDAVINALKQAALTSGKLFFELIDYNVQINSPGTAAAVETTIVMKDAEGNRVVAIGTSPDIIVASVNAFIEGYNLLWLRQKR; from the coding sequence ATGGCTGCGAGAGGACGGCGTGGGGAGGCTAGGTTTTACGAGCTCTACTGCATCGTGTGCGGCAAGACCTGCACCGAGCAGGAGAGCAGTACGCGTTGCATCAGTTGCGGCAAGCCGCTCGGCGTACGCTATGACTACACCTATATCAGAGCTCGCCTGAATCGATACTCGCTCAAGACCTCTCCGATCAAGGCACTTAAATATCTCGACTTCTATCCCATTCTCAACCTCGATCTGGTGGTCTCTCTTGATGAGGGCGGGACGCCGCTGTACCGGTGCCATAGACTAGCGGAAGAGTTGGGGATCAAACGGCTCTACATTAAAAACGAAGGGTTGAATCCGACCGGTGTCTTCAAGGATAGAGGAACGCTCGTGGAGATCACCAAGGCCAAAGAGCAAGGCGCCAAGGCGATCTGCGTGGCGTCCACCGGGAATATGGCCGGTTCCGTCGCTGCCTACGCCTCGATCGCCGGGCTGCCGTGCTATGTGGCGGTGCCGGAGGGGACCCCGATCGGAAAGATGGCCCAGGCCCTCTCCTACGGAGCCCGGGTCCTCCAGATCCGAGGGACGTATAACGATGCGGCATCCATCGCCGAGCAGATGAGCCAGCGCTATAGGTTTTATCTGGCGGGCGATTACGCCTTCCGCATCGAAGGCCAGAAGTCGCAGGCGTTCGAAATTGTGGAGCAATTGGACTGGCAGGCCCCCAGCGTCGTCATTGTCCCAATGGGTTGCGGCACGAACATCGCCGCCCTCTGGAAGGGATTCAAAGAGTTTCATGAGCTGGGCTTGATCTCGTCTCTGCCGCGGATGATCGGCGTCCAGCCGGTAGGCTGTCAGCCGATCGTGACCGCGTTTAATCAGGGGAGCGATGACACTGTACCGGTAAAAAAACCGGAGTCGGTTGCCTCTGCGTTGATCGCAGGCGATCCACTGGACGGGCTGAAGGCGCTGGCGGCACTCCGCGAATCGGGCGGATGCGCCCTGTCGCTCAACGATACCGAGATCTTGGAGGCCCAGCAGCGGCTCGCGCGCCAGGAGTCGATCTTCGTAGAACCGTCCGGGGCGCTCCCGGTCGGGGCGCTAGCGCTGCTGCTTACCAGCGGACGCGTGAGGGCGGACGAGTCAGTAGTCTGCCTCGCGACAGGGAACGGGCTCAAGGATCCCCGGGCAGCGCTGCGAATTCTGCCGTCCCCGGCCACTATCGACCCCTCGATGCAGGAGGTCGAGAAGTTCCTGAAGCTGCGGCTCTACGAGATCAGGGCCGCCGGGGCTAAGAACGGCGATAAGAACCTGTTTGAGCAAGTCCCGTCGGCGGCCGAGGTCGTCACGAAGGTCCGGCAGGAGTTCGGGGTGAAGCTCACTGCGGAGTACGGGGGCAAGGTGCGGTCTCTGATCGAGGAGTTTGTGAAGAAGGGGAAGCCGATCACCAAGGCGGACCTTCAGTATATCGTGGAGAATGTTCTCAAGGGGCTTTCGGCCCATAAGCTCGTCCTCGCGGTAGAGGATTTCAGGGTCTCGACGTCGCTCCATGGCCAGGCGGAGGCGGCCGTTTGGGTCCTGTTCGATGGGGAGAAGGTCGAGGCCACCTCCGTGGGTGTCGGGCCGGTGGATGCAGTCATTAACGCCCTGAAACAAGCCGCTTTGACCAGCGGTAAGCTCTTCTTTGAGCTGATCGACTATAATGTACAGATCAACTCGCCTGGGACCGCTGCCGCAGTCGAGACCACCATTGTCATGAAGGACGCCGAAGGCAACCGGGTAGTCGCCATCGGGACCTCCCCCGACATTATCGTCGCCTCGGTGAATGCCTTCATAGAAGGCTATAACCTGCTTTGGCTACGACAGAAGCGGTGA
- a CDS encoding endonuclease III domain-containing protein: protein MPQTATKRRLISLYRHLFRHFGPQRWWPARSRFEVIVGAILTQNTAWVNVERAIAAMRGARLLNPRGIDAAPQEQLAQLIRSSGYYNMKAKCLKQFTQFLQTRYSGSLQRMCRAELQRLRPELLGISGIGEETADSILLYAGGRPIFVVDAYTRRVLERHGLSTEKTPYGAIQRLFMTHLPANPTLFNEYHALLVAVGKTYCRKTPLCDSCPLRYDLPKESPLLS, encoded by the coding sequence ATGCCACAGACAGCAACCAAACGTCGGCTCATCTCCCTTTACCGGCATCTCTTCCGACATTTTGGACCACAGCGCTGGTGGCCGGCCCGCTCTCGGTTTGAGGTCATCGTCGGCGCCATCCTTACTCAGAACACCGCCTGGGTCAACGTCGAGCGAGCCATCGCGGCGATGCGGGGTGCGCGACTGCTCAACCCCCGTGGGATCGATGCCGCGCCACAGGAGCAACTCGCCCAGCTCATCCGATCGTCAGGGTATTATAACATGAAGGCCAAATGCCTGAAACAGTTCACGCAGTTCTTGCAAACGCGTTACAGCGGAAGTCTACAGCGGATGTGTCGAGCGGAGCTACAGAGATTGCGGCCAGAGCTGCTGGGAATTTCAGGGATTGGCGAGGAGACGGCCGACTCGATCCTACTGTACGCGGGAGGCCGACCGATCTTTGTAGTGGACGCCTACACCCGTCGGGTACTGGAGCGGCACGGACTGAGTACGGAGAAAACTCCCTATGGTGCGATCCAGCGTCTCTTCATGACACACCTGCCGGCTAACCCGACGCTCTTCAACGAGTATCACGCCCTGCTGGTGGCCGTCGGCAAGACCTACTGCCGGAAAACGCCGCTCTGTGACAGTTGCCCCCTCCGTTACGACCTGCCGAAGGAGTCACCGCTTCTGTCGTAG
- the ruvX gene encoding Holliday junction resolvase RuvX gives MTRYLGIDFGTRRIGVAVSDELGLTAQPLPSLEPSSEQEALSVIQGLIDQYGALEVVVGLPKNMNGSIGPAAEAAMAFARRLEEGGTAKVTMWDERLTSREAERLLIEADLSRAKRKRHVDQMAAVLILQGFLDRYHRQQERSS, from the coding sequence GTGACGCGATACTTGGGGATCGATTTTGGGACGCGGCGGATCGGGGTGGCCGTAAGTGATGAGTTGGGACTCACAGCCCAGCCCCTGCCATCACTCGAACCATCTTCAGAGCAGGAGGCCCTCAGCGTCATTCAAGGGCTGATTGACCAGTATGGTGCACTCGAGGTGGTCGTCGGCCTGCCAAAGAACATGAACGGCTCCATCGGCCCTGCCGCCGAGGCGGCCATGGCGTTTGCCAGGCGACTGGAAGAGGGTGGGACGGCAAAAGTGACGATGTGGGACGAGCGGCTGACCAGCAGGGAGGCTGAACGCCTGCTGATCGAGGCCGATCTGTCCAGAGCCAAGCGGAAGCGGCACGTCGATCAGATGGCCGCCGTCCTTATCCTGCAGGGCTTCCTCGATCGTTACCATCGTCAGCAGGAGCGCTCCTCGTGA
- the mltG gene encoding endolytic transglycosylase MltG — protein MSTTLSSPPLPPRALTLCLCLLVGGGILWYIMGGPAPSTNETTRAVVIRPQTGAFDIARTLKEARVIRSRFAFLAVAVARGTQRHLLAGEYEFASGLNLLEVIRRLEQGKGFVHQVTIPEGFAAQQIAETLQKKGLVDQKRFMGLLRDRQLLARYRVDGESLEGYLFPDTYRLVKGLSEEAIIGRMVQRFGEVFGPAERARAMEMKMSVAEVVTIASLIEREAMAEEERPLISAVFYNRLRLGMPLQSDPTVLYSLSRFSGKLTRANLQAPSPYNTYLHRGLPPGPIASPGRASVMAALHPASSRYLYFVSKNDGTHAFSNTLGEHNAMVRRYQIRRAG, from the coding sequence GTGAGCACAACACTCTCATCACCTCCACTGCCGCCGCGAGCGCTTACCCTATGCCTCTGTCTCCTGGTGGGAGGAGGTATCTTGTGGTACATTATGGGCGGACCGGCACCGTCAACGAACGAGACCACACGTGCCGTTGTCATCAGGCCGCAGACGGGAGCCTTCGATATCGCGAGGACGCTGAAAGAGGCGCGTGTGATCCGCAGTCGTTTCGCCTTCCTGGCTGTGGCTGTCGCCCGTGGCACACAACGACACCTGCTTGCCGGAGAGTATGAGTTTGCCTCTGGCCTCAACCTGCTTGAGGTTATCCGCCGGCTCGAGCAGGGGAAAGGGTTCGTCCATCAGGTGACGATTCCCGAGGGGTTCGCCGCCCAACAGATTGCCGAAACGCTTCAGAAAAAGGGGCTGGTCGATCAGAAACGGTTCATGGGTCTTCTGCGGGACCGTCAGTTGCTGGCGCGGTACAGGGTGGATGGTGAGTCGCTCGAAGGCTATCTGTTCCCAGATACTTATCGCCTCGTCAAGGGGCTGAGCGAAGAGGCGATTATCGGGCGAATGGTTCAGCGATTTGGTGAGGTGTTCGGTCCTGCAGAACGGGCACGCGCCATGGAGATGAAGATGTCAGTGGCAGAGGTGGTGACCATCGCTTCCCTGATCGAACGGGAAGCGATGGCGGAAGAGGAACGGCCGCTCATCTCGGCGGTGTTCTATAATAGGCTGCGGCTGGGGATGCCGCTGCAATCCGATCCTACTGTGCTCTACAGCCTATCGCGGTTTAGCGGCAAGCTCACCAGAGCGAACCTGCAGGCGCCCTCGCCATACAACACGTACCTTCACCGGGGCCTGCCGCCCGGTCCGATCGCAAGCCCTGGACGCGCCTCCGTCATGGCCGCCCTACATCCCGCCTCCTCCCGATATCTGTATTTCGTGTCGAAAAATGACGGGACGCATGCCTTTTCGAATACGCTGGGCGAGCACAACGCTATGGTAAGGCGGTATCAGATCAGGAGGGCGGGATGA
- a CDS encoding tetratricopeptide repeat protein, with protein MRKGLIIIVALSGLLAACATEQMAVKQEKADSHYHLGVARLANGDAKQAIGEFSQAIDGASDNSAYHNALGLAYLMDRRPDLAIASLQRAVELDSKFSDAYNNLGSAYVQRAEYDQAIKAFRQALSNPAYLTPEQARLNLGNVYVVQGRAADAVVEFKRALDIAPDFTEAHNRLGHVYLVQGRLELAIAELTLAVKQDPDLATAYQSLGFAHLSAGEKDRAKQAFQKVVELSPTSEMAAEAMRQLKLLSQ; from the coding sequence ATGAGGAAGGGTCTAATCATAATCGTTGCGCTTAGCGGTCTGCTCGCCGCCTGTGCCACAGAGCAGATGGCGGTGAAACAGGAAAAGGCCGACAGCCATTATCATCTTGGTGTCGCACGCCTGGCCAATGGGGACGCGAAGCAGGCCATCGGGGAGTTCAGTCAGGCGATCGATGGCGCCTCAGACAATTCTGCCTATCATAACGCCTTGGGGTTAGCGTACCTGATGGATCGTCGGCCCGATCTGGCCATTGCCTCCTTGCAACGGGCTGTCGAGCTCGATTCGAAATTCTCCGATGCCTACAATAATCTCGGTTCGGCTTATGTCCAGCGAGCGGAGTACGATCAGGCCATCAAGGCCTTCAGGCAGGCCCTTTCAAACCCTGCCTACCTGACACCCGAGCAGGCGCGCCTGAACCTGGGGAATGTCTACGTCGTCCAGGGTCGGGCTGCCGATGCGGTTGTGGAGTTTAAGCGTGCGCTGGATATCGCTCCCGATTTCACCGAGGCCCATAATCGGCTGGGGCACGTCTACCTGGTGCAAGGACGGTTGGAACTGGCGATAGCCGAGCTGACACTGGCCGTAAAACAGGACCCTGATCTCGCCACTGCATACCAGAGCTTGGGCTTTGCCCATCTGTCGGCTGGTGAGAAAGACCGGGCCAAACAGGCATTTCAGAAGGTCGTGGAACTGAGCCCCACAAGCGAGATGGCAGCCGAGGCGATGCGTCAGCTCAAACTACTTAGCCAATAG
- the rlmN gene encoding 23S rRNA (adenine(2503)-C(2))-methyltransferase RlmN, giving the protein MSNIIDLKGLSLEEMERFVSDHGEPVYRGHQLFHWIYGRGARTFAEMTDLPIALRERLAERARIGTLASLGREVSRDGTRKYLFGCADGRAIEAVLIPDEGRLTACLSTQVGCALACAFCLTGTMGFVRHLQAAEIVDQTLALQRDLLPGERIGNLVLMGMGEPLHNYDATVKALTILTHPLGLAYPPRRIAISTVGLVPEIVRLGQSGLLVNLAVSLHAATDELRDRLVPVNRRYPLKALMAALRAYPIPSRRRLTFEYVLINEVNDRPEDARELVKLLRGLRCKINLLALNEAPAIPFRRPSRERVETFQRILKAAGLLTTIRESRGMDISAACGMLVTETNQKKLDTAGHLA; this is encoded by the coding sequence ATGTCCAATATAATTGACCTCAAAGGGCTGAGCCTTGAGGAGATGGAGCGTTTTGTTTCCGACCACGGCGAGCCGGTCTACCGTGGCCACCAGCTCTTCCACTGGATCTACGGGCGCGGCGCACGTACGTTCGCGGAGATGACCGATCTGCCGATCGCGTTACGCGAGAGGCTGGCCGAGCGGGCGCGCATTGGCACCCTCGCTTCTCTCGGCAGAGAGGTCTCCCGGGACGGCACGCGGAAATACCTGTTTGGCTGCGCGGATGGGCGAGCTATTGAGGCGGTGCTGATCCCCGATGAGGGGCGGCTGACCGCTTGTCTTTCCACCCAAGTAGGTTGTGCTCTGGCCTGCGCCTTTTGCCTGACTGGAACAATGGGGTTCGTCCGGCACTTGCAGGCGGCTGAGATCGTCGATCAGACGCTCGCGCTCCAGCGGGATCTTCTGCCAGGAGAACGAATCGGCAATCTGGTGTTGATGGGGATGGGGGAACCACTCCATAACTACGACGCCACTGTGAAGGCGCTCACGATCCTGACTCACCCCCTGGGCCTTGCGTACCCTCCGCGTCGGATCGCCATCTCCACCGTCGGCCTGGTCCCAGAGATCGTGCGGCTCGGCCAAAGTGGACTTCTGGTGAACTTGGCCGTGTCGCTCCATGCGGCCACTGATGAGCTTCGCGACCGTCTGGTTCCGGTCAATCGCCGCTACCCGCTTAAGGCATTGATGGCGGCACTCAGGGCGTATCCGATTCCGTCGCGCCGCCGTCTCACCTTTGAGTATGTGCTCATCAATGAGGTGAACGACCGACCGGAGGATGCCCGTGAGCTGGTAAAGCTGCTGCGTGGCCTTCGGTGCAAGATCAACCTCCTGGCCTTAAATGAGGCCCCTGCCATCCCATTTCGCCGACCTTCACGGGAGCGCGTCGAGACCTTCCAACGTATCCTGAAGGCAGCCGGCCTCCTGACCACCATCCGCGAGAGTCGCGGCATGGACATCTCGGCCGCCTGTGGCATGTTGGTCACCGAGACCAACCAGAAAAAACTTGACACTGCCGGGCATCTTGCCTAA
- a CDS encoding type II toxin-antitoxin system prevent-host-death family antitoxin has product MVKKVNALNARKKLGQLLEEVYYKGDQFVIERAGRPMAAVVPVWQLEERATRKERLLGTVEKVWQQTKHLKPGIVEREVKQAIKAVRERAGRRKA; this is encoded by the coding sequence ATGGTTAAAAAGGTAAACGCGCTGAATGCGCGAAAGAAGCTCGGCCAGCTCCTCGAGGAAGTGTACTACAAGGGTGACCAGTTCGTCATCGAGCGCGCGGGTCGCCCCATGGCGGCCGTGGTGCCGGTCTGGCAACTGGAAGAGCGAGCGACGCGTAAGGAGCGCCTCCTCGGGACGGTCGAAAAGGTGTGGCAGCAGACGAAGCATCTAAAACCAGGGATCGTCGAGCGAGAGGTGAAGCAGGCTATCAAGGCCGTTCGGGAGAGGGCCGGGCGCCGGAAGGCATGA
- a CDS encoding putative toxin-antitoxin system toxin component, PIN family encodes MTRAVLDANVLVGAILSPKGTPAKVLTAWQAEQFHLVLSEAVLDEIDRVLRYPRIARRHGWSEERLQALSRISPISRL; translated from the coding sequence ATGACTCGGGCGGTGCTTGATGCCAATGTGTTGGTGGGTGCCATCCTCAGCCCAAAGGGCACCCCCGCGAAGGTCCTCACTGCCTGGCAGGCCGAGCAGTTTCATCTGGTCCTCTCCGAGGCGGTCCTCGACGAGATCGACCGCGTCTTGCGCTACCCAAGGATCGCTAGGCGCCACGGCTGGTCCGAAGAGCGGCTTCAGGCTTTATCGAGGATCTCGCCCATCTCGCGATTATGA
- a CDS encoding PIN domain-containing protein, whose translation MTPGVVCLTVISEDPPDDHYLECAIEGDADYIVSGDQHLLELGEYQGIRILTPRAFLNILRRQPRP comes from the coding sequence ATGACGCCAGGTGTGGTCTGCCTCACTGTGATCTCAGAAGATCCACCGGATGACCACTACCTAGAATGTGCGATTGAAGGGGATGCCGACTATATCGTGAGTGGTGATCAGCATCTCCTCGAGCTGGGGGAATACCAGGGGATCAGAATCCTCACGCCGCGAGCATTCCTGAATATTCTGAGAAGACAACCGAGGCCATAG